In one Mucilaginibacter ginsenosidivorax genomic region, the following are encoded:
- a CDS encoding TonB-dependent receptor: MKINLRSSKNYEFLFLSRRTFLVMKLIILLTIAFAFQVKADVFAQKITLSEKGVPLEKILKDINKQSGYTFFYKHKLLQNSSPVSINVKDADIKDVLDVLLKGQALLYSFAEKTIVIKGNGEANGENVDKNKATVANIEVKGTVVDETGKPLPGASVKIKGTGQGMTTNEKGEFAFKNVPENSTLVISFVGYANKEVQVAKDLGVIALSPGTGLQEIVVVGYGTQRKERVTGAIAAVGTKELQQSPVANLSNALAGRLPGLLTIQNSGEPGADGSYLNIRGFGTTNNSAPLVLVDGIQRDFSGLDANEVESVSILKDAASTAIYGIQGANGVVLVTTKRGKIGTSRISATAQNGWQSPTALPQYVDSYTGRKLYKEGLVNDGLFADTSAYTDVLLNKYRDRSYPAYQYLYPNVNWTKTMLKPFSYLSQGNLNVTGGTEKTRYFISLSYLQQNGLYNYEDAVSQYDIQAITHKYNFRSNIDLNLTKNLSMELNLGAIVYDRNYPGANASQIFNDIKQTPSWYYPIINPDGSPGAAPNTNQSPYVDLTQSGYQRNFETSLQSTAGFKWDLGWLTKGLSTRVRLSFDNDNFRNVSRPLSNITYQYLLNQGVADTETDLATNGHYVIVNNGNGTLDYQVNANGSRRTVLEAYINYDRDFGKHSVKAMAIYNQSSFFDAVGGGVGNASAGLPYKYQGVLGRAAYAYDDRYLAEFNFGYNGSENFAPGHRFGFFPAVSAGWIASNEHFIKDNSSLSFIDQFKLRGSYGIVGNDKIGSSRFLYLSTWVKEGNAYKFGFNSDGNGYDGYLEGQAGNTLLTWERSKKLNLGLDLSLWKGMFSLSADVFKERRNNILATSQLIPAFIGLPQIPAVNAGITDNRGYEISLTHRHDFNKKQGYNITINYAYATNKILFYAQPDYPGREWQALKGTSINEIYGYTALGLFKSQHDIDNSPSQSSLGVTKPGDIKYKDLNGDGVINSLDAGYLPGKVANPKSQFGVALGYHYANFDVSVLFQGGLGGSTLLSGSGVYAFSRFASALTQVVDNHWVASNPDANYMFPRISSADNVNNQQGSTFWIYSSNYLRLKTVELGYTLPATLMKKIGIENARVFVNGINLLTWSKLKDFNFDPEIGNNGTGTYPQQKVINAGLRFTF; the protein is encoded by the coding sequence ATGAAAATTAATCTACGTAGTTCAAAAAACTACGAATTTCTGTTTTTAAGTCGAAGAACATTTTTAGTGATGAAGCTAATTATTTTGTTAACCATAGCTTTTGCTTTTCAAGTTAAAGCAGATGTGTTCGCCCAAAAGATCACCTTGTCAGAAAAGGGAGTACCGCTCGAAAAAATATTAAAGGATATCAACAAGCAAAGCGGCTACACTTTCTTTTATAAGCATAAGTTGCTGCAAAATTCGTCGCCTGTATCTATTAATGTTAAAGATGCTGATATAAAAGATGTGCTCGATGTTTTATTAAAAGGGCAGGCGCTGTTGTATAGCTTTGCCGAAAAAACCATCGTCATAAAAGGCAACGGCGAAGCAAACGGGGAAAATGTTGATAAAAACAAAGCCACTGTTGCAAATATCGAAGTTAAGGGAACCGTGGTAGACGAAACGGGCAAACCTTTGCCCGGCGCTTCGGTAAAAATTAAAGGAACAGGGCAGGGGATGACCACCAACGAAAAAGGTGAATTTGCCTTTAAAAATGTCCCCGAAAACAGCACACTGGTCATCTCTTTTGTAGGTTATGCAAATAAAGAAGTTCAGGTGGCCAAAGACCTTGGTGTTATTGCGCTCAGTCCGGGCACCGGCCTGCAGGAAATTGTTGTAGTAGGCTACGGAACCCAGCGTAAAGAACGGGTAACCGGTGCAATAGCAGCGGTGGGCACTAAAGAACTGCAGCAAAGCCCGGTTGCCAATTTAAGTAACGCCCTGGCTGGTCGCTTACCTGGTTTATTAACCATTCAAAACAGCGGTGAACCGGGAGCAGATGGCTCTTATTTAAATATCAGGGGCTTTGGTACCACTAACAATTCTGCCCCATTAGTCCTTGTTGATGGTATTCAAAGAGATTTTAGCGGCCTGGATGCCAATGAAGTAGAGAGTGTGAGTATCCTGAAAGATGCGGCCTCTACTGCGATATATGGTATTCAGGGTGCCAACGGTGTTGTGCTGGTGACCACCAAACGCGGAAAAATAGGCACATCGCGCATCTCTGCAACAGCGCAAAATGGCTGGCAATCACCAACTGCTTTACCGCAATATGTTGATTCATATACCGGGCGCAAGCTTTACAAAGAGGGCCTGGTGAATGATGGCCTGTTTGCAGATACCAGCGCTTACACGGATGTTTTATTGAATAAATACCGTGACAGATCGTATCCGGCATACCAGTATCTATATCCAAATGTCAATTGGACAAAAACAATGCTAAAGCCGTTTTCCTACCTGTCACAGGGTAATTTGAACGTAACCGGCGGTACTGAAAAAACAAGGTATTTTATCTCCTTATCCTATCTGCAGCAAAATGGTTTATATAATTATGAAGACGCGGTAAGCCAGTATGATATTCAGGCCATAACCCATAAATACAACTTCCGTTCAAATATCGACCTTAACCTTACCAAAAACCTGTCGATGGAGCTTAACCTGGGCGCCATTGTATATGACAGGAATTACCCGGGCGCAAATGCCTCGCAGATATTTAACGATATTAAACAAACGCCTTCGTGGTATTACCCGATAATCAACCCCGATGGTTCGCCGGGTGCCGCGCCCAATACTAATCAATCACCTTATGTCGATCTCACGCAATCGGGTTATCAACGGAACTTTGAAACCTCGCTGCAATCAACAGCTGGCTTTAAATGGGATTTGGGTTGGTTAACCAAAGGCCTGAGCACACGTGTCCGGTTATCTTTTGATAACGATAACTTCCGGAATGTAAGCAGGCCTTTATCTAACATTACCTACCAATATTTACTCAATCAGGGAGTTGCTGATACCGAAACGGATTTGGCCACCAACGGTCATTATGTAATTGTAAATAACGGTAATGGTACCCTCGATTACCAGGTAAACGCCAACGGCTCTCGCCGTACAGTGCTCGAAGCCTATATTAATTACGACCGCGATTTTGGCAAACACTCCGTAAAAGCTATGGCCATCTATAACCAATCGAGCTTTTTTGATGCTGTTGGCGGCGGCGTTGGAAACGCGAGCGCTGGTTTACCTTACAAATACCAGGGCGTTTTGGGCCGTGCCGCTTATGCTTATGATGATCGTTATCTTGCCGAGTTTAACTTCGGTTATAATGGGTCTGAAAACTTTGCACCGGGGCACCGGTTTGGATTTTTCCCCGCGGTTTCGGCAGGCTGGATAGCATCAAACGAACATTTTATTAAAGATAATTCATCACTTAGTTTTATTGATCAATTTAAATTAAGGGGATCGTACGGTATTGTTGGTAACGATAAAATAGGCTCAAGCAGGTTTCTTTATTTAAGTACATGGGTAAAAGAAGGTAATGCTTACAAGTTTGGTTTTAATAGCGATGGTAATGGTTATGACGGCTACCTGGAAGGCCAGGCCGGCAATACTTTATTAACATGGGAACGGTCAAAAAAGTTAAACCTGGGTCTTGACCTTAGTTTATGGAAAGGGATGTTCTCCCTTTCGGCAGACGTGTTTAAAGAGCGCCGCAACAATATATTGGCTACCTCACAACTGATACCGGCATTTATCGGTTTACCGCAGATACCCGCGGTTAACGCGGGTATAACCGATAACAGGGGGTATGAAATCTCGCTTACCCACAGGCATGATTTTAATAAAAAACAAGGATATAATATCACCATCAATTATGCTTACGCCACTAACAAAATCCTGTTTTACGCCCAACCTGATTACCCCGGCCGCGAATGGCAGGCTTTAAAAGGTACCAGCATCAACGAGATTTATGGGTATACAGCCCTCGGCCTGTTTAAAAGCCAGCACGATATTGACAACAGCCCATCGCAATCAAGCCTTGGTGTTACCAAGCCAGGAGATATCAAATATAAAGACCTGAACGGCGATGGCGTTATTAACAGCCTTGATGCCGGCTATCTTCCCGGAAAAGTGGCCAATCCAAAATCGCAGTTTGGTGTAGCATTGGGGTACCATTACGCTAACTTTGACGTGAGCGTACTGTTCCAGGGAGGCTTAGGTGGTTCTACTTTACTATCCGGATCAGGGGTATATGCCTTTTCGAGATTTGCCAGCGCATTAACCCAGGTTGTTGATAATCACTGGGTAGCTTCAAATCCGGATGCTAATTATATGTTCCCGCGTATTTCATCTGCTGATAATGTAAACAATCAGCAGGGTTCCACCTTCTGGATCTATTCATCAAATTATCTCCGTTTAAAAACTGTTGAACTGGGTTATACCCTGCCAGCAACCTTGATGAAAAAGATAGGGATAGAAAACGCACGCGTTTTTGTTAACGGCATTAACCTGCTGACCTGGAGCAAGCTTAAAGATTTCAATTTCGACCCTGAAATTGGCAACAACGGTACCGGAACATATCCGCAGCAAAAGGTGATCAACGCCGGTTTAAGGTTTACATTTTAA
- a CDS encoding FecR family protein, producing the protein MSYEEFIKLYERCTLGNCTPEEQKIFEEYRDNFDLSDIPWISDFGDKAEIEKRLKVDLHRRLSKNQVRRLMPARWWAAAIIIFALGGLIVVNRYFSGSTKPYELTSDKNSIKPGSNKATLTLADGRQITLDGSRKGRLFTLNHISANNDVDSSVVYQKNTSEITTTPQPYNVLSTPRGGKYQLIMADGTKVWLNAGSTIKFPVDFTSNERTVELSGEAYFEVAHDSHRPFKVSGAGQVVKVLGTHFNINAYPEEGAVKTTLLEGSVKVYAKSQTSASPGIIIKPNEQAVFKNDKLSKTTVDADDFTAWKNGLILFRDADIHDVMRKISRWYNVDVEYRGQVGNDTYNGEIPRNAAFSEVLRILKLDDINVKLSGQKLIVSQ; encoded by the coding sequence ATGTCTTACGAAGAATTTATTAAATTATATGAGCGCTGCACTTTAGGCAACTGCACGCCGGAAGAGCAAAAAATATTTGAAGAATATCGTGACAACTTCGATTTGTCGGATATCCCATGGATCTCTGATTTCGGAGATAAAGCGGAAATTGAGAAACGTCTGAAAGTAGATTTGCATAGGAGGCTTTCTAAAAACCAGGTGCGAAGGCTTATGCCGGCGCGTTGGTGGGCCGCAGCAATTATAATTTTTGCTCTCGGAGGATTAATTGTTGTCAACAGGTATTTCAGTGGAAGTACTAAACCTTACGAGTTAACATCTGACAAAAACAGCATTAAACCGGGCAGTAATAAGGCTACGCTAACGCTTGCCGACGGAAGGCAGATTACCCTTGATGGCTCACGAAAAGGACGATTGTTTACACTTAACCATATTTCTGCCAATAACGACGTAGATAGCAGTGTGGTATATCAGAAAAACACATCCGAAATTACCACCACTCCACAACCTTATAATGTATTGTCAACACCTCGCGGCGGAAAGTACCAGCTTATCATGGCAGATGGGACTAAGGTTTGGCTGAATGCCGGTAGTACGATCAAATTCCCCGTCGATTTTACGAGTAACGAAAGAACTGTCGAATTGTCGGGGGAGGCGTACTTCGAAGTTGCTCATGATTCACACAGGCCGTTTAAAGTTTCGGGTGCAGGGCAGGTAGTAAAGGTGCTGGGTACACACTTTAATATTAATGCTTATCCCGAGGAGGGAGCAGTTAAAACAACCCTGCTGGAAGGCAGTGTGAAAGTTTATGCAAAGAGCCAAACTTCTGCTTCGCCGGGAATCATTATAAAACCAAATGAACAGGCGGTTTTTAAAAACGACAAATTATCTAAAACGACTGTAGATGCTGACGATTTTACTGCCTGGAAAAACGGTTTGATCTTATTCAGAGATGCTGATATCCACGATGTAATGCGCAAAATATCGAGATGGTACAACGTTGATGTGGAGTACCGGGGGCAGGTTGGCAATGATACCTACAACGGCGAAATCCCCAGGAATGCGGCTTTTTCCGAAGTTCTCAGAATCCTGAAACTGGACGATATCAATGTAAAACTAAGTGGTCAAAAACTGATTGTTTCCCAATAA
- a CDS encoding sigma-70 family RNA polymerase sigma factor, whose amino-acid sequence MNYPQQTDEDLFAAVKRHDKKAFNQLYDRYWEVVYKKAFSYLHDTESCMGIVNDIFVNIWEKREVLNIITFKNYLTAAARYRVYNSIKANNTSQLKYVEDYEKLDDLSVVYNNAESNFEVNELSTDLDKLLDKLPARCKEIFLLSRVSQLTNAEIAERLSISKRAVENQISLAVKYLKPHFKHYPTVLIVAKLILVHARLRL is encoded by the coding sequence ATGAACTATCCCCAACAAACAGATGAAGATTTATTTGCAGCAGTTAAACGCCATGATAAAAAAGCGTTTAACCAGCTTTATGATCGTTATTGGGAGGTGGTTTATAAAAAAGCCTTTTCGTACTTACATGATACCGAGTCCTGTATGGGTATTGTGAACGACATATTTGTTAATATATGGGAAAAGAGAGAGGTGCTAAACATTATCACATTCAAAAATTACCTCACAGCTGCTGCCCGATACCGCGTATACAATTCCATCAAAGCAAACAACACATCACAATTGAAATATGTTGAAGACTATGAAAAGCTGGATGATTTAAGTGTTGTATATAACAATGCCGAAAGCAATTTCGAGGTTAATGAATTAAGCACTGATCTGGACAAACTGCTGGACAAACTGCCGGCAAGGTGTAAAGAGATCTTCCTTTTGAGCAGGGTTAGCCAACTGACAAATGCCGAGATCGCCGAACGGCTGTCCATTTCAAAAAGGGCCGTCGAAAACCAAATTTCCCTGGCTGTCAAATATCTGAAACCACATTTCAAGCATTATCCAACGGTATTAATTGTTGCAAAATTGATTCTTGTACATGCCAGGCTCCGGTTGTGA
- a CDS encoding TIM-barrel domain-containing protein produces MTTSSRYYLFLIFLLVFASVKAKNIPIRQSGLIGHSIAEFIPEGFDASLVPSLMLQKEPVIKKALPAGWHIVPEFSFNEGKASAVVHLQGDISLYGGGEVTGPLLRNGQTIKLWNTDNGAYGTDGGKRLYQTHPWVLGVRKDGTAFGILFDSYWKAGLKTDSKAIAFNTEGALFRVFVIDRKSPQEVVKGLAELTGTIEMPPRWSLGYQQCRFSYASEQQVKEIADTFREKQIPCDAIWMDIDYMEGFRVFTFNKTNFPNPKRLNNYLHAKGFHSVFMIDPGVKADSTYAVYRSGSAKDIWVKDVGGREYHGKVWPGDCAFPDFTMPDCRDWWAGLYKQFMATGVDGVWNDMNEPAVNDEALPKDQRLGTMPYTNQHRGGGSLPAGPHLLYHNAYGRLMVQATRQGVMAANPGKRPFILTRANLLGGQRFAATWTGDNLADERFMKVSVPMCITLGLSGQPFSGPDIGGFLGNTSPDLWAKWLGFGVFLPFARGHACAGTNNKEPWAFGGAVEETSRIAISRRYRLLPLFYTLFYNAHKTGLPVMQPSFFADPKDLSLRDEEQTFLLGSNLLVVPSFAKEPKLPAGKWEKISLVDGEQSDPYQAKLLLKSGAIIPAGNIIQNTGEKSLETLTLFVNPDSRGNATGELYWDSGEGWEFNKGNFSRLKFRAKKSGSKTILHVVAHEGSYPINEQVAHLKVIVLKDGKEYSETGSLKQGVLVQM; encoded by the coding sequence ATGACAACATCTTCCAGGTATTATCTTTTTCTCATTTTTTTGCTGGTCTTCGCTTCGGTTAAGGCAAAAAATATACCTATCCGGCAATCCGGGCTCATTGGGCATTCCATTGCAGAATTTATTCCCGAAGGTTTCGATGCTTCTCTCGTGCCATCCCTTATGCTTCAAAAGGAACCCGTTATAAAAAAGGCGCTTCCCGCCGGGTGGCATATCGTACCTGAATTTTCTTTTAATGAAGGTAAAGCCAGCGCTGTTGTCCATCTGCAGGGCGATATCAGCCTGTATGGCGGCGGCGAAGTTACGGGCCCTTTATTACGAAATGGCCAAACCATAAAACTCTGGAACACGGATAACGGAGCTTATGGTACAGACGGTGGAAAGCGGCTTTACCAAACGCATCCCTGGGTGTTGGGGGTAAGGAAAGATGGTACCGCCTTCGGGATACTTTTTGATAGCTATTGGAAGGCCGGGCTGAAAACGGATTCAAAAGCAATAGCTTTCAATACAGAAGGTGCACTATTTCGTGTTTTTGTGATCGACCGCAAATCGCCGCAAGAGGTAGTTAAGGGATTGGCTGAATTGACCGGTACTATCGAAATGCCTCCAAGGTGGTCATTGGGCTATCAGCAATGCCGCTTTTCTTATGCTTCTGAGCAGCAGGTAAAAGAAATTGCCGATACTTTTCGGGAAAAGCAAATACCCTGCGACGCCATTTGGATGGACATCGACTATATGGAAGGTTTTCGTGTTTTTACATTCAATAAAACCAATTTTCCTAATCCTAAACGGTTGAACAACTATCTTCATGCTAAAGGTTTTCATTCCGTTTTTATGATCGACCCCGGAGTTAAGGCTGATAGTACCTATGCTGTTTACAGGTCTGGCTCAGCTAAAGATATCTGGGTTAAAGATGTTGGCGGGCGGGAATATCATGGAAAAGTTTGGCCGGGAGACTGTGCTTTTCCTGATTTTACCATGCCCGATTGCCGCGACTGGTGGGCCGGTTTGTACAAGCAGTTTATGGCAACCGGTGTAGATGGCGTGTGGAACGATATGAACGAGCCGGCGGTTAATGATGAAGCTTTGCCAAAAGACCAGCGCCTGGGAACAATGCCTTATACTAATCAACATCGCGGCGGCGGCTCATTACCCGCCGGCCCGCATTTGCTTTATCATAACGCTTATGGCCGGTTAATGGTACAAGCTACACGGCAGGGAGTGATGGCTGCAAACCCCGGTAAGCGACCCTTTATTTTAACAAGGGCCAATTTATTAGGAGGCCAACGCTTTGCCGCAACCTGGACAGGCGATAACCTGGCCGATGAGCGGTTTATGAAGGTTTCTGTTCCGATGTGCATCACCCTTGGTTTATCAGGTCAACCGTTTAGTGGGCCGGATATTGGCGGTTTTTTGGGCAATACCAGTCCTGATTTGTGGGCCAAATGGCTTGGCTTTGGGGTGTTTTTGCCTTTTGCCCGCGGTCATGCCTGTGCCGGGACGAATAATAAGGAGCCATGGGCTTTTGGGGGCGCTGTAGAAGAGACATCCAGGATCGCAATCAGTCGCCGGTATCGTTTGTTGCCGTTGTTTTATACTTTGTTTTACAATGCCCATAAAACAGGGTTGCCGGTAATGCAGCCTTCGTTTTTTGCCGATCCTAAGGACCTGAGCCTGAGGGACGAGGAACAGACATTCTTATTAGGCAGCAACCTGTTGGTAGTCCCTTCTTTTGCCAAAGAACCAAAATTGCCTGCCGGAAAATGGGAAAAAATATCGCTTGTTGATGGCGAGCAGTCGGACCCCTATCAGGCTAAGTTATTGCTAAAAAGCGGGGCTATTATTCCGGCTGGAAACATTATTCAAAATACCGGGGAAAAATCACTGGAAACTTTGACGCTATTTGTTAATCCCGATAGCCGTGGCAATGCAACCGGCGAACTGTACTGGGACAGCGGGGAGGGCTGGGAATTTAATAAAGGTAATTTCAGCAGGCTGAAATTTCGGGCTAAAAAAAGCGGCAGCAAAACTATCCTCCATGTAGTTGCACATGAGGGTAGTTACCCAATCAATGAGCAGGTTGCGCATTTGAAGGTCATTGTTCTGAAAGATGGCAAGGAGTATAGCGAAACGGGGAGCTTAAAACAAGGTGTTTTGGTGCAGATGTGA
- a CDS encoding DUF6377 domain-containing protein has protein sequence MKKNLLSVIIFLLIAPSCYPQALRSDKILTTLKSELEKEHLYDLNKEKRIKQLRNELDHTDIKNFNNRYALCGRIFEEYHSFKFDSAFVYVRKMITLSEKFNQPENLIKSKILLGSTLLNSGFYKEAFDIVTTINVNGLSDSLKSDYLNLCARLNAGIGDYDNDAYFSKIYRQRSDQDFKSAEITTPSNDFEKTINLAFQPDSVRDKKLTPNFYYNFITGRGLSQHKIAMVATRLSFAYTGDDRILFLALAAINDVRSSTKETLAIFLLGQELFQLNRTDDAYIMMQHAVKNARFYGARNREVQIESILPLVAGKVIDQKQHERDKLLIGFLIFLIVAVILVFVLVVYRRQMQRIKSNERVIKEINNELKSINGKLLESSRIKEEFIGLFFKTCSSYIETLDKVKRRAQHNIKLGKYNDANIVLEKVQIDKEKAQLYDTLDTMFLTLFPNFVTSFNALLKTEDQIWPKTGEMLNATLRIFALVRLGVSELETIAKILDYSVSTVYTYKNRVKVKALVPAEDFERKIMEIKFIDDLQSINTSS, from the coding sequence ATGAAGAAAAATCTACTATCCGTCATTATATTTTTATTGATAGCCCCCAGCTGTTACCCCCAGGCGCTGAGATCTGACAAAATATTAACGACCCTTAAATCGGAACTTGAAAAGGAACACCTTTATGATCTTAATAAGGAAAAACGGATAAAACAACTACGCAATGAGCTCGATCACACAGACATTAAAAACTTCAATAACCGATACGCCCTTTGCGGCCGGATATTCGAAGAGTACCATTCTTTCAAATTTGATTCGGCTTTCGTATATGTGAGGAAAATGATTACCCTTTCGGAGAAATTTAACCAACCTGAAAACCTGATCAAAAGCAAAATATTACTCGGCAGCACTTTACTCAATTCAGGTTTTTACAAAGAGGCATTTGATATTGTTACAACCATTAATGTAAATGGCTTATCAGATTCATTGAAATCAGATTATCTGAACCTGTGTGCAAGGTTAAACGCAGGAATTGGCGACTATGATAATGACGCCTATTTTTCGAAAATTTATCGCCAGCGCTCGGACCAGGATTTTAAAAGCGCAGAAATTACCACCCCCTCAAATGATTTCGAGAAGACGATCAATTTAGCCTTCCAACCTGATTCTGTCAGGGACAAAAAACTCACACCCAACTTTTACTATAACTTTATCACCGGCCGCGGCCTGTCCCAACACAAGATTGCTATGGTAGCCACCCGGCTAAGCTTTGCCTACACCGGCGATGACCGGATTTTATTCCTGGCACTTGCCGCTATAAACGATGTGCGGTCATCAACAAAAGAAACACTTGCGATATTCCTGCTCGGACAGGAATTGTTTCAATTGAACCGAACAGATGATGCTTATATCATGATGCAACACGCAGTAAAAAATGCCCGGTTTTATGGGGCAAGGAACCGCGAAGTACAGATAGAATCGATCCTGCCGCTTGTTGCCGGTAAGGTAATTGACCAGAAACAACATGAAAGGGATAAACTGTTAATAGGTTTCCTGATATTCCTGATTGTTGCTGTAATACTTGTTTTTGTATTGGTGGTATACCGGAGGCAGATGCAGCGGATAAAAAGTAACGAACGCGTGATTAAGGAAATAAACAACGAACTAAAAAGCATTAATGGTAAGCTATTGGAATCATCGCGGATCAAAGAGGAATTTATTGGCTTGTTCTTTAAAACCTGCTCATCCTATATTGAAACGCTTGATAAAGTTAAACGCAGGGCGCAACATAATATCAAGCTTGGCAAATATAATGATGCTAACATTGTGCTGGAAAAAGTTCAGATCGACAAAGAAAAAGCTCAGTTGTATGATACTTTAGATACGATGTTTTTAACCCTATTTCCCAATTTTGTAACTTCTTTTAATGCGCTGTTAAAAACGGAAGACCAGATTTGGCCCAAAACCGGCGAAATGTTAAATGCCACCCTCCGGATTTTTGCGCTGGTTAGGTTGGGCGTAAGCGAATTGGAAACTATTGCCAAAATCCTTGATTACAGCGTAAGCACAGTATATACTTATAAAAACCGCGTAAAAGTCAAGGCATTGGTGCCTGCCGAAGATTTTGAACGAAAAATAATGGAGATAAAGTTTATTGACGATTTACAATCCATAAACACATCATCATAA